In one Roseburia intestinalis L1-82 genomic region, the following are encoded:
- a CDS encoding cysteine hydrolase family protein — MVKRRYSGFFGTDLEILLKGLGIEHIYGVGLLTDVCVHYTCADAHQHDYHIHVVREAVGGSSLVAHEAALAAIEYLQHGAVISEKEVCE; from the coding sequence ATGGTAAAAAGACGGTACAGCGGTTTCTTTGGGACGGATCTGGAGATTTTGTTAAAAGGACTTGGAATTGAGCATATCTATGGGGTTGGTTTGCTGACGGATGTCTGTGTACATTATACCTGTGCGGATGCACATCAGCATGATTATCATATTCATGTGGTACGTGAAGCAGTGGGAGGATCGTCTCTTGTGGCGCATGAGGCAGCCCTCGCAGCAATCGAATATTTACAGCATGGAGCAGTGATCAGTGAGAAAGAGGTGTGTGAATGA